From the Pseudarthrobacter sp. MM222 genome, one window contains:
- a CDS encoding DUF3883 domain-containing protein: protein MTLTATTRKSRWWDGDSTQRYWMELVNVDTWGSELIAPDTPRYDLMHDVRVGDVVLHWVGKNNRMGFKSGMYGASIVAGGLQPRAGDWFGKPANTIPLTKYAPLPRPYLLTDLRADHQEDILGVKGALERDYAETAGYTMYFPFQKHPTTGLKPNQGYLFKLPTEVVTAVPDLLPDSDWGGFDRPLMAPPVAGQNGVKQSYAGYCADPVLKKAIEMQAVRQAIAHYEAAGYSVKDVGAFESYDLEVVRGGEVRHVEVKGSQGYVRKVILTRNEVTHANEFDRTDLVVVADIDWERHLDGSINTGKGAMSVYPDWRPSPENLKPLSYEYFLD from the coding sequence ATGACGCTTACGGCGACGACAAGAAAGTCCCGATGGTGGGACGGCGATTCCACGCAGCGGTACTGGATGGAATTGGTTAATGTCGACACCTGGGGGAGTGAACTGATAGCCCCTGACACGCCTCGCTACGATCTCATGCACGACGTCCGGGTCGGCGATGTTGTTCTCCACTGGGTGGGAAAGAACAATCGGATGGGATTCAAATCGGGAATGTACGGCGCCTCGATCGTGGCCGGAGGGCTGCAGCCCCGGGCAGGGGACTGGTTCGGTAAACCAGCGAACACGATTCCGCTGACGAAGTATGCGCCGCTTCCTCGCCCCTATCTGCTGACAGATCTTCGGGCGGACCACCAGGAAGACATTCTGGGGGTCAAAGGCGCGCTTGAACGAGATTATGCAGAAACTGCGGGATACACGATGTATTTCCCGTTTCAGAAGCACCCCACGACCGGCCTAAAACCGAACCAAGGTTATCTCTTCAAGCTGCCCACTGAGGTGGTCACTGCGGTCCCCGACCTCCTGCCTGACAGCGATTGGGGAGGGTTTGACCGCCCTCTAATGGCGCCCCCGGTGGCAGGACAGAACGGCGTGAAGCAGAGCTACGCGGGCTACTGCGCTGATCCTGTACTGAAGAAGGCCATCGAGATGCAGGCCGTGCGTCAGGCCATAGCCCACTACGAAGCAGCCGGATACAGCGTCAAGGACGTCGGCGCATTCGAGTCGTACGACCTCGAGGTTGTGCGCGGTGGCGAAGTTCGGCACGTAGAAGTCAAGGGCTCGCAGGGGTACGTGCGGAAGGTCATCCTGACACGCAATGAGGTAACTCACGCAAACGAATTCGACAGGACAGATTTAGTTGTCGTAGCCGATATAGATTGGGAGCGTCATCTCGACGGTTCTATCAATACCGGCAAGGGGGCCATGAGCGTGTATCCGGACTGGCGGCCGTCCCCAGAAAACCTGAAGCCGCTGAGTTACGAGTACTTCCTGGACTAG
- a CDS encoding 3'-5' exonuclease: protein MPLVTWMKSKSKLDGSLKSKIYNFLEKLQEDDTAPGLHIEPMHKPKDPRVRTGRVDLNYRAVLYRLNPAGEPHYIYIGAWPHDQAIEIARSSVLQVNPVNGVVELIKGSEPGTGDGEPGGTTVVPPPVSPDPEPGFVNGLISAGYTPEYLVEDLGIDAEVARRAIAARSLKEFSAVVDNAPEWQGIALIDLEAGKSLADVKEELGLGKYEDDETKSDDEKIREALEHPASKIQFAFIGENPQELKNIIEFGDFEAWRTFLHPEQRQYAEKSRNGSFRLSGGAGTGKTVVALHRAKVLADAKPPVRVILTTYTTTLAESLATNMAKLDPALAMSTKLGKPGVCVAGIDSLAFQIWSAASVVERSAALNLVFGNGDQQTTKRTDKDAWDYAAGSVDHGLDPTLANSTFLEQEYLSVVLANGVTTKDEYLKVSRAGRGTALNRPKRIAVWRIIEAYRRSNRMEDKASYAEIAALAAAALNHRASVGGPRPADHVIVDEAQDFHAGHWLLLRALVVEGTNDLFIAEDSHQRLYGQKVPLSRFGIHIVGRSRRLTLNYRTTAQNLAFAVKLLSGAEFHDIEDGEEKSSDYRSARSGPEPIRQGLESLNSELDLAADHIRRWQEEGTDGASIGILVRAKHQQSQVVSSLNERGIEVRSIDAAAADGEEPVVMTMHRAKGMEFAKVILFGVSESSLPQKHAIQGLADAERDDALLRERSLLYVAATRARDELVVTWNGKPSELLGTK from the coding sequence ATGCCGTTAGTAACGTGGATGAAGAGCAAGTCCAAGCTTGATGGATCTCTGAAATCGAAAATCTACAACTTCTTGGAGAAGCTGCAGGAAGACGACACGGCACCGGGCCTGCACATCGAACCGATGCACAAGCCGAAGGACCCACGGGTCCGGACTGGGCGCGTTGATCTGAACTACAGGGCCGTCCTCTATCGACTGAACCCCGCGGGCGAACCGCATTACATCTATATCGGAGCGTGGCCTCATGACCAGGCTATAGAGATTGCCCGATCCAGCGTGCTCCAGGTCAACCCGGTGAACGGTGTTGTGGAACTGATTAAGGGCTCGGAGCCGGGCACCGGCGACGGTGAGCCCGGCGGCACCACCGTGGTTCCGCCGCCTGTTAGTCCAGATCCTGAGCCGGGGTTCGTAAACGGTCTGATTTCTGCCGGCTACACGCCGGAATATCTGGTGGAGGACCTGGGCATCGATGCGGAGGTCGCTCGGCGCGCAATCGCTGCCCGTTCACTGAAGGAATTCTCGGCAGTCGTGGACAACGCGCCCGAGTGGCAGGGAATTGCGCTGATCGATCTCGAAGCCGGAAAGTCGCTGGCTGACGTCAAAGAAGAGCTCGGGCTCGGCAAGTACGAAGACGATGAAACGAAGTCCGACGATGAGAAGATCCGGGAGGCGTTGGAACACCCGGCATCGAAGATCCAGTTTGCGTTTATCGGCGAGAACCCGCAGGAACTGAAGAACATCATCGAGTTTGGTGACTTCGAAGCCTGGCGCACGTTCCTGCACCCGGAGCAGCGGCAGTATGCAGAGAAGAGCCGCAACGGCTCGTTTCGCCTGTCCGGTGGAGCGGGTACGGGCAAGACTGTGGTCGCTCTGCACCGCGCCAAAGTCCTCGCCGACGCAAAGCCGCCAGTGCGAGTCATTCTGACGACGTACACAACCACTTTGGCAGAATCGCTGGCCACTAATATGGCCAAGCTTGACCCTGCCTTGGCGATGTCCACGAAGCTTGGCAAGCCGGGGGTTTGTGTAGCCGGTATCGATTCGTTGGCCTTTCAGATCTGGTCGGCGGCATCTGTCGTCGAACGATCCGCTGCGCTGAACTTGGTGTTTGGCAACGGAGACCAGCAGACGACCAAGCGGACTGACAAGGACGCCTGGGACTACGCCGCCGGATCTGTAGACCACGGCCTGGACCCCACGCTGGCCAACAGCACTTTCCTGGAGCAGGAATACCTCTCGGTGGTTCTAGCCAACGGGGTGACCACCAAGGACGAGTATCTGAAGGTTTCGCGCGCCGGCCGCGGGACCGCCCTGAACCGGCCAAAGCGGATTGCCGTGTGGCGGATCATCGAGGCCTATCGACGCTCCAACCGTATGGAGGACAAGGCCAGTTACGCGGAGATCGCCGCCCTCGCTGCCGCTGCCCTGAACCACCGCGCCTCCGTCGGGGGACCGCGGCCGGCGGATCACGTCATTGTGGACGAGGCGCAGGATTTCCACGCAGGGCACTGGCTATTGCTGCGGGCCTTGGTCGTCGAAGGAACCAACGACCTGTTCATCGCAGAGGATTCCCACCAGCGGCTGTATGGCCAAAAGGTGCCGCTGTCCCGCTTTGGCATACACATTGTTGGCCGTTCCCGGCGACTAACGCTGAACTACCGCACGACGGCGCAGAACCTCGCCTTCGCTGTGAAACTCCTCTCCGGGGCGGAGTTCCACGACATCGAGGATGGCGAAGAGAAGTCCAGCGACTATCGCTCAGCGCGAAGCGGTCCGGAGCCAATCCGCCAGGGCCTTGAGTCGCTCAACAGCGAGCTCGACCTCGCAGCCGACCACATCCGGCGGTGGCAGGAAGAGGGAACCGACGGTGCATCCATCGGCATCCTCGTGAGGGCCAAGCACCAGCAGTCCCAGGTGGTTAGCAGCCTGAACGAGCGTGGAATCGAAGTTCGATCGATTGACGCAGCTGCCGCCGACGGCGAGGAGCCTGTGGTCATGACAATGCACCGGGCGAAAGGTATGGAATTCGCTAAGGTCATTCTCTTCGGTGTCAGCGAGTCCAGCCTGCCGCAGAAGCATGCCATTCAGGGCCTAGCTGATGCCGAGCGTGATGATGCTTTGCTTCGGGAGAGGTCACTGCTGTACGTCGCAGCGACCCGAGCCCGCGACGAGCTTGTGGTGACGTGGAACGGAAAACCGTCGGAGCTGCTTGGTACAAAGTAG
- a CDS encoding DEAD/DEAH box helicase, which translates to MAELLPAFQADDLRQGLSDYLTTTFALTDNEARGAIQQFLSDADSGLFKGPYVRLRLPFKPAADSWEESLDWHLEGFEPYGHQAAAFQRLSSKRASTDPVSTASTTGVPLGSTAEADVATGGTEARRPLPTMVTTGTGSGKTESFLIPIIDHVLRAKGNGVKGMKALILYPMNALANDQAKRLAEVLSSHPELSGITAGIYTGQNDEPRTKVSAAGLINQRDVFRSEAPDILLTNYKMLDMLLLRHQDASIWEQSATSLQYVVLDEFHTYDGAQGTDVAMLLRRLGLTLKSYWPADLADSPSGLTEQDRQRPLGRATPVATSATLGGKGDPEAMLRFAQTVFGEPFPQDSVITEARLSSDEWTGLGSANHSPRSINEIANQLHALNDKVEALRTAADGEPNAAVVRVIGDALFGNRPDDLLDAVRTQPLTVAVLQHATDAVSLRELAENVFGGFSTSGGPREQAARLEEQMEFLSHFISFLSQIRADYGRPALSVEVHMWIRELSRIDKAVDATSSFRWSDDGVQQDGELYQPAVYCRHCGRSGWGVMLGPTGNDLDLDDTKIRVGKMTGSGRFRALLYAPGEADKVLFKGADEAKVEGLRWFDSKNRQILSDAPNGEDIDLLEGRILPVLMLTGLEADDDSKRDTCPACQTVDGIRFLGSAIATMLSVTISNLFGSQGLNSNEKKALVFTDSVQDAAHRAGFVQARSHTLSLRSALRNALDGETTLDDLVNAAISNAETPVAKYQLIAPDYVDREQFRAFWKPGASATERRKATSNAKSRLLFDASLEFGLQSRVGRTLELTGSVVAETDAGSQARIVALAQKAIDSVQQQTAFDGHSPSSEDLTFWVRGVLERMRIRGGVHHKWLDPYLKKDGHRWQVWGGRRKSEGMPAFPPGRAAPAFPRIGPPVKNSDNLDPVTSTASWYARWASRCLSTAAADGAFLAKALFKELLDAGVLGSTKSESGAEIFWISPERLVLKAPSSEDLAAKRHFLSCDTCKVQTPGTETVISQLDGAPCMFIRCPGTLQRASGEDNYYRSLYRSSDMKRVVAREHTSLLDDKTRLDYESKFKSATDDPQAPNVLVATPTLEMGIDIGDLSCVMLASLPSSVASYLQRVGRAGRLTGNSLVLAYVRGRGEHLPKLHDPLSVINGEVRPPATFLDAEEILQRQYTAHIVDRFARDAGRPHPQKATAALGSADKGTFLGDLIDEASECAGEYLAEFLAQYGELLADSTVESLKTWATPQSDGESSPMARHLVRAARLWEQDVAELEARRKEIDSQLPELEERAKSNAATADDLQAPKTAYATLKLISFQLHELRGDYWISVLEEYGVLPNYTLLDDSVSLDVGLTWRDVDTNEFRTDSISYQRGASIALTELAPGATFYAQGLQVKIDAVDLGPQQSHIQKWQMCPSCGWANTEVDAKGPVTACARCGTGAIADVSQTFDVVVMKKVSAEVRRDEAGIGDRSDNRVKESFNVVVAADIDPEHVTSQWFLDGIDFGAKYLHRTELRWLNLGRTASNAATRVLAGEDVKAPLFRVCSYCGKQDQSAKANSFDEHRFWCKYRKASEENVKDVALARTLTTQGVSLRLPTAAVMGDDFAVPSLTAGLLLGLRTVLGGAPDHIDVVKINEPLDGGESAISLLLHDKVPGGTGYLAEFAEPEKVWKLLYAAWDVVRNCSCKNEERLACHNCLLPFAPPWLVDKVSRITAQRLLADILFSGKVPAEGEQSPSFADWKTTTVPPAAGLNPESHLELKFRRALVERLQTLGAHIKVTPALRGDRLEFRLPGGKHKWWLEPQEDILGTRPDFVLMAQDPNIPKIAIYTDGHYFHASSTHNRIGDDAGKRAKLREAGIIPWGITWEDVDAFGKGATSFPAWHKLDRVQKIQAQFSLKPGLLDLIGVDAMSQLWAWIQDPAQPDWERFAEVVPLMLMEKPFKSTADSAAERALEALVSQNATHEAGQDNCWQYRFGAMVMSAGAKSLDAKGFVVGLYLDDRAEAVADDDHHLYWREWLRLSNLMAFKRYGLTIGSVDMLSVPVDVVLPPEESSAAVSPEWQELLDMATDDERPLLIELAAIDGLPVPELGFELPDGSVISIAWPDQKMGILLDGEDLQGLIDAGWTAVGPDAADVANSLSVMEGK; encoded by the coding sequence ATGGCGGAACTGCTGCCCGCTTTCCAGGCTGATGACCTACGCCAAGGTCTTTCCGACTACCTCACCACCACGTTCGCCCTGACGGATAACGAGGCACGGGGCGCCATCCAGCAGTTCCTCTCTGACGCAGACAGCGGGTTGTTTAAGGGTCCGTACGTTCGGTTACGGCTTCCCTTCAAGCCCGCGGCGGACAGCTGGGAGGAATCGCTGGACTGGCACTTGGAAGGGTTCGAGCCGTATGGGCACCAGGCCGCTGCTTTCCAGAGATTGTCGTCTAAACGGGCCTCGACGGACCCCGTTTCGACAGCCTCAACCACCGGTGTGCCACTTGGCTCGACGGCCGAGGCTGACGTCGCAACTGGCGGCACCGAGGCCCGACGGCCGCTGCCGACCATGGTCACGACCGGAACCGGCTCCGGAAAGACAGAGTCCTTCCTGATTCCCATCATTGACCACGTCCTCCGGGCGAAGGGCAACGGCGTGAAGGGCATGAAGGCCCTGATCCTCTACCCGATGAACGCCCTGGCCAACGACCAAGCGAAGCGCCTGGCCGAGGTGCTCTCCAGCCACCCTGAACTCAGCGGGATCACCGCAGGTATCTACACCGGCCAGAACGACGAGCCGCGGACCAAAGTCTCGGCCGCCGGCCTGATCAACCAGCGCGACGTCTTCCGAAGTGAAGCACCAGACATCCTGCTGACCAACTACAAGATGCTGGATATGCTCCTGCTCCGCCACCAGGATGCAAGCATCTGGGAGCAGTCGGCAACATCGCTGCAGTACGTGGTGCTCGATGAATTCCACACCTACGACGGCGCCCAGGGCACGGACGTGGCAATGCTGCTCCGCCGGTTGGGCCTAACACTAAAGAGCTACTGGCCGGCGGATCTCGCTGATTCGCCTTCGGGTCTCACCGAACAGGACCGACAGCGCCCACTGGGCCGTGCCACGCCGGTGGCCACCTCAGCGACGCTTGGCGGCAAGGGCGATCCTGAAGCAATGCTGCGGTTCGCGCAGACAGTCTTTGGCGAACCCTTCCCGCAAGACAGCGTGATCACCGAAGCGCGGCTCAGCTCCGATGAATGGACCGGATTGGGGTCAGCCAACCATTCACCCAGGTCCATCAACGAAATCGCGAACCAGCTGCACGCACTGAACGACAAAGTCGAGGCCCTGCGGACAGCAGCAGACGGTGAGCCGAACGCCGCCGTCGTGCGTGTCATTGGCGACGCACTGTTCGGGAACCGACCCGACGACCTGCTAGACGCCGTAAGGACGCAGCCCCTTACTGTGGCCGTCCTGCAGCACGCCACTGACGCCGTCTCGCTGCGCGAGCTAGCGGAGAACGTTTTCGGCGGCTTCAGCACCAGCGGTGGTCCGCGTGAGCAGGCCGCCCGCCTGGAGGAACAAATGGAGTTCCTTAGCCACTTCATCTCCTTCCTGAGTCAGATCCGTGCAGACTATGGCCGTCCGGCGCTGTCGGTGGAGGTCCACATGTGGATCCGGGAGCTCTCCCGGATCGACAAGGCGGTCGACGCCACCAGCAGCTTCCGATGGTCCGACGACGGCGTCCAGCAGGATGGCGAGCTGTATCAGCCGGCTGTCTACTGCCGGCACTGCGGACGCTCCGGCTGGGGTGTCATGCTGGGCCCCACCGGCAATGACCTGGACCTGGATGACACCAAGATCCGCGTCGGCAAGATGACCGGCAGCGGGCGGTTTAGGGCTCTGCTTTACGCACCGGGCGAGGCGGACAAAGTTCTCTTCAAGGGAGCCGATGAGGCCAAGGTCGAAGGCCTCCGATGGTTTGACTCGAAGAACCGGCAAATCCTGTCTGATGCCCCTAACGGAGAGGACATCGATCTGCTGGAGGGCCGCATCCTCCCGGTGCTGATGCTCACCGGGCTCGAGGCAGATGACGACTCCAAACGGGACACCTGCCCGGCCTGCCAAACCGTGGACGGCATACGTTTCCTAGGAAGCGCCATTGCCACCATGCTTTCCGTCACGATCTCCAATCTGTTCGGATCGCAGGGTCTCAATTCCAATGAGAAGAAGGCACTCGTCTTCACAGACAGTGTTCAAGACGCGGCGCACCGGGCCGGTTTTGTCCAGGCACGGTCCCACACCTTGTCTCTGCGCTCTGCACTCCGCAACGCTTTGGACGGGGAGACCACCCTGGACGACTTGGTCAATGCCGCAATATCCAATGCAGAGACCCCTGTGGCGAAATACCAGTTGATCGCGCCGGACTACGTTGACCGGGAGCAGTTCCGCGCTTTCTGGAAGCCCGGCGCCAGTGCCACGGAGCGCCGCAAGGCCACCAGCAACGCTAAGTCCCGACTCCTTTTCGATGCATCGTTGGAATTCGGTCTGCAGTCCCGCGTCGGTAGGACCCTCGAACTCACCGGCAGCGTCGTGGCGGAGACGGACGCTGGTTCGCAGGCGCGCATCGTCGCCCTCGCCCAAAAAGCTATCGACTCCGTGCAACAGCAGACGGCGTTTGACGGACACAGCCCGTCGTCCGAGGATTTAACCTTCTGGGTTCGTGGCGTACTCGAGCGCATGCGCATTCGCGGCGGCGTCCACCACAAGTGGCTAGACCCGTACCTGAAGAAGGACGGCCACAGGTGGCAGGTCTGGGGCGGCCGCCGCAAGTCTGAAGGCATGCCCGCCTTCCCGCCGGGCCGCGCGGCCCCTGCATTCCCCCGGATTGGTCCGCCAGTCAAGAACTCGGACAACCTGGATCCGGTCACATCCACCGCCTCCTGGTATGCCCGGTGGGCTTCCCGCTGCCTTTCGACAGCCGCTGCGGACGGGGCGTTTTTGGCCAAGGCTCTCTTCAAAGAACTGCTGGATGCCGGCGTACTGGGTTCCACCAAGTCGGAGAGCGGGGCAGAGATTTTCTGGATTTCCCCGGAACGCCTGGTCTTGAAGGCCCCTTCCAGCGAGGACCTGGCCGCCAAGCGGCATTTCCTCAGCTGCGATACCTGCAAGGTCCAAACGCCCGGCACGGAAACAGTCATCAGCCAGCTGGACGGTGCACCGTGTATGTTCATCCGCTGCCCGGGTACTCTCCAGCGTGCTTCCGGCGAGGACAACTACTACCGTTCGCTCTACCGCTCAAGCGACATGAAGCGCGTGGTGGCCCGCGAACACACCTCACTTCTGGACGACAAGACCCGGCTGGACTACGAATCCAAATTCAAGTCGGCTACCGATGACCCGCAGGCCCCAAACGTTCTGGTGGCGACGCCCACCCTGGAAATGGGCATCGACATCGGCGACCTTTCCTGCGTGATGCTGGCCTCACTGCCGTCGTCCGTGGCGTCCTACCTGCAGCGTGTCGGGCGTGCGGGCCGCCTCACCGGCAACTCGCTGGTGCTGGCCTATGTCCGGGGCAGGGGAGAGCACCTGCCCAAGCTTCACGACCCGCTGTCCGTCATCAACGGCGAGGTGCGTCCGCCTGCCACATTCCTGGACGCCGAGGAAATCCTGCAGCGTCAGTACACCGCACACATCGTCGACCGTTTTGCCCGCGATGCCGGCCGCCCACACCCGCAGAAGGCGACGGCGGCGCTCGGCAGCGCCGATAAAGGCACCTTCCTGGGTGATCTCATTGATGAGGCGTCCGAATGTGCGGGGGAGTACCTGGCGGAGTTCTTGGCACAATACGGGGAGCTTCTGGCCGACTCGACCGTGGAGTCCCTGAAGACTTGGGCGACACCCCAGAGCGATGGGGAGTCCAGCCCCATGGCCCGCCATCTGGTCCGCGCCGCACGCCTGTGGGAACAGGACGTGGCCGAGCTCGAGGCCCGGCGCAAAGAGATCGACAGCCAGCTACCCGAGCTTGAAGAACGTGCCAAGTCAAATGCTGCAACGGCCGACGATTTGCAGGCGCCGAAGACTGCCTATGCCACGCTCAAGCTCATTTCGTTCCAACTGCACGAGCTTCGCGGTGACTACTGGATTTCGGTCTTGGAAGAGTACGGCGTGCTGCCCAATTACACCCTGCTGGACGACTCCGTCAGCCTGGATGTGGGACTGACCTGGCGCGATGTGGATACGAACGAGTTCCGGACGGACAGCATCAGCTACCAGCGCGGCGCGTCGATTGCCCTGACGGAGCTGGCCCCCGGGGCGACCTTCTACGCCCAGGGTCTTCAGGTCAAGATCGACGCCGTGGACCTAGGTCCGCAACAAAGTCACATCCAGAAATGGCAAATGTGTCCATCCTGCGGCTGGGCTAACACCGAGGTAGACGCCAAGGGGCCGGTCACCGCCTGTGCCCGTTGCGGAACCGGCGCCATCGCGGACGTCAGCCAGACGTTCGACGTCGTCGTGATGAAGAAGGTCTCCGCCGAGGTCAGAAGGGACGAGGCCGGCATCGGCGACCGCAGCGACAACCGCGTCAAGGAAAGCTTCAACGTGGTCGTGGCCGCGGACATTGACCCCGAGCATGTAACGAGCCAGTGGTTCCTGGACGGCATCGACTTCGGGGCAAAATACCTTCACCGCACGGAGCTTCGCTGGCTGAATCTCGGCCGGACGGCCTCCAATGCGGCCACCCGGGTTCTTGCCGGCGAAGACGTGAAGGCGCCGCTGTTCCGGGTGTGCTCGTACTGCGGTAAGCAGGACCAGTCCGCCAAGGCGAACAGCTTCGATGAGCACAGGTTCTGGTGTAAGTACCGCAAAGCGTCTGAGGAGAACGTCAAGGACGTGGCGCTCGCCCGTACGCTTACGACCCAGGGCGTCTCGCTGCGCCTGCCCACCGCGGCAGTTATGGGCGACGACTTCGCGGTGCCCAGCCTCACGGCAGGCCTACTGCTGGGCCTGCGTACCGTGCTCGGCGGCGCCCCTGACCATATCGACGTGGTCAAGATCAATGAACCGCTCGACGGCGGCGAGAGCGCTATTTCGCTTCTGCTCCATGACAAAGTGCCCGGTGGAACGGGTTACCTGGCTGAGTTCGCCGAACCGGAGAAGGTCTGGAAACTGCTTTACGCTGCGTGGGATGTGGTGCGCAACTGCAGTTGCAAGAACGAAGAACGGCTTGCCTGCCACAACTGCCTCCTGCCATTCGCACCTCCTTGGCTGGTAGACAAGGTCTCGCGGATCACGGCGCAACGGCTGCTGGCTGACATCCTCTTCAGCGGCAAGGTACCTGCGGAAGGTGAGCAGTCGCCGTCGTTCGCTGACTGGAAGACCACCACCGTCCCGCCGGCAGCCGGCCTGAACCCGGAGTCCCATCTGGAACTGAAATTCCGGAGGGCTCTCGTGGAGCGCCTTCAGACGCTGGGCGCCCATATCAAGGTGACACCGGCGCTGCGCGGGGACCGGCTGGAGTTCCGCCTCCCCGGCGGCAAACACAAGTGGTGGCTGGAACCCCAGGAAGACATCTTGGGAACCCGGCCGGACTTCGTCCTCATGGCCCAGGACCCCAACATTCCGAAGATCGCCATCTACACGGATGGTCACTATTTCCATGCGTCCAGCACCCACAACCGCATTGGCGACGACGCCGGCAAGCGAGCCAAACTGCGCGAGGCCGGCATCATTCCGTGGGGTATCACATGGGAAGACGTGGACGCCTTCGGCAAGGGAGCCACATCGTTCCCGGCCTGGCATAAGCTAGACCGCGTTCAGAAGATCCAAGCCCAGTTCAGCCTCAAGCCCGGGCTGCTGGACCTCATTGGCGTAGATGCCATGAGCCAGCTCTGGGCGTGGATCCAGGATCCCGCACAGCCGGATTGGGAGCGCTTCGCCGAGGTCGTTCCGCTCATGCTGATGGAGAAGCCCTTCAAGTCCACCGCCGACAGCGCTGCAGAGCGTGCCTTGGAGGCACTGGTCAGTCAGAACGCCACTCATGAGGCTGGTCAGGACAATTGTTGGCAGTACAGGTTCGGGGCCATGGTGATGTCGGCTGGTGCAAAGTCTCTGGACGCCAAAGGCTTTGTCGTCGGGCTATACCTCGACGACCGCGCGGAAGCCGTGGCGGATGACGACCACCACCTCTACTGGCGCGAATGGCTCCGGCTGTCTAACCTCATGGCCTTCAAGAGGTATGGGCTGACGATCGGCTCCGTCGACATGCTGTCCGTCCCCGTTGACGTTGTGCTGCCGCCGGAAGAGTCGTCCGCGGCTGTCAGCCCGGAATGGCAGGAACTTCTGGACATGGCAACTGACGATGAGAGGCCGTTGCTGATTGAACTGGCCGCAATCGACGGTCTACCCGTTCCGGAGCTCGGATTCGAACTGCCGGATGGCAGCGTCATCTCGATAGCTTGGCCAGACCAGAAAATGGGGATCCTGCTGGACGGCGAGGACCTTCAGGGTCTAATCGACGCGGGATGGACCGCCGTAGGACCAGATGCCGCAGACGTGGCCAATTCGCTTAGCGTGATGGAAGGTAAGTAA